The Prionailurus bengalensis isolate Pbe53 chromosome B1, Fcat_Pben_1.1_paternal_pri, whole genome shotgun sequence genomic interval gagatggggacatagaatccaaagcagcctccaggctctgagctgtcagcacagagcccaacgtggggctcgaactcatgagctgtgagatcatgacctgagccgaagttggacgcttaaccgacagagccaccctggcacccctgtcAAGTTAAACTTTTTTCTAATCTACAGTCGTCCCCGTTTATCCACAGGGGGTACGTTCTAAGCCCCCCAGTGGCTGTCTGAAACCATGGAGggtactgaaccctatatatgCCGTTTTCTCCTATACATACATaactatgataaagtttaacttatacatctggcacagtaagagattaacaacaataatgaaatagaacaatCACTAACAATAGATTGCAAGAAAAGTTATCTGAATGTGGTCTCTCGAAATATTGCATTGTATTCATCCtacttcttgtgatgatgtgagatgataaaatgcctgcataatgagatgaagtgaggtgaatgacataggcattgtgatATAGCATTGGGCTACTATTGGCCTTCTGCCCATAAGTCAGGAGAACCACCTGCTTTCACAGTTTTCAGACCACGGGTGACAGTGGGTAATTGAAACCAAGGAACACAAAACCACAGAAAGGGATGACTGCTCTAGTTATCTGCACCCAAACATTGAGTTGTGGTTCTGTGCAGGGAAAGTTCTGGCTTGTTGGACATGTTCTTAATGGTTCCTTGTAAAAGTCAAGGATGTGGCCACTCCTGCTTGGAAATGATATGTGCTTTGAAAGCAAAACTCCAAGAAAAAGGGAAGAGTAACTTTTGCTCATTAGATCCCAATTCTGAATCAGACCCCTGATGGCTCCCCCTTGTAAGTGACACCTACCTTTCCCAGTTCCCTGTGAGGTGGATATTACTGcctttgtttttcagataagaaaactgagagacCCAGGTCACACAGAGTCAAAACTCTGTAGTCAAGATTGTCTTATACAAAATCCCACTGGGCCAAATAAAGCCAGCGACTTCAAGGATAAGGAAAAGAACTGTAGGCAAAGGAGAAATAGGTATCAAACCACCAATTAAATTTACTGAATGTGTTTACTTTTTCCCAGCCCCCCTAGGAAGTAAGGTATTTTCTGCTCTCAGTTTACTTTACATTAGGGACCAAACCAGGATGCGCAAGGCTGACGCTCAGTGGGGAGTGAGTATAAGGAAGAGCCCCAAgctgaaaaagacagaaaatctcaaCAATCCAGACAGTTGCCTCTCTGGCCTTACGTCTTCCCCTCAAAATCTGATCCTCGTGGGGTTCCCAGAGACACCAGCCCCAGGTCAGCCCTCGAGAATGAGAGCAAAAGCAGACCACAGGCAAGGAGAGTTAACTCTCCAGCTGGCCCTGAGCTTCCCATCCCTCTCCAAGTATCTTGAGAAGCATTAATTAGCGTATGGACTCCAACACGACATGGTAAAACTTGAGTCTTTAACCAAAGAACTAgagcaatattttatttatttatttatttattcattcattcattcattcattcattttataacaaTGTTTTAAAACGACAAGTTATGATACATTAATGGGTTGTGAAATACTTCACAAGCTTGTCGCCAAAtgtctcaaaaatggataaaggaggaTAGTATAGAAAACGAAATATCAAACACATTGTACAAAGCAAATGTAAGTATTGTATTGTGAACTTGTGTtggggtatgtgtatgtgtgtgaatacataaacacacacagtggatacatacatacacaatatttataaatatgtaagtgAATGCTTAATCTCCTGAGTTTGACACCTTTCTGTGACCaaggaaaaatttattttattacccCAGGACTTGGTTTCTTCCGTGTAAAATTGAGATAGGAACCCTCCCTAACAATAAAGTAATTCCCACTTCCTTATAATTGTGTGCAGTGAGAATTTATTGAAAATTAGCAGTTCACCTTGCAACCAATATCCAATAactaatattttggaaaaaaaaaaacagggtagtTTTGAGTGGCAAAATTACAGTTGTTCAAAAATTTTTCCTTATAGTTTCCACTATGTTTTCTACGTTATCCGTAACGAGCATGTGTTCACTgttttttataataagaaaaaatatggatgTATCTTTTAAAACAACTAAACCCTCAGTGCTCCATGTACTGAAAAGGAAactgtggtggtttttttttttttttttttcttaccacaaaggccttcaaagggaaaaaaaacaatacatttaaaactgCAGAGCAACTTTCAAGAGCAAAATATCTTTtggtggttttggtttggttttgttgataAGGTCCATGACTGTGCAGTAAGTGTATAGTTTGTATAttttctgcaggaaaaaaaaaaaaaagcttgagtaCATTGAATCCTTATCATTCCGTAAATATTTCAACAGCGGGAGCTACAGCAAACAAATTGCTGCCTGAATAGGAAAgttttttcccaacaccattgcTGATAAAGGCGGCCACTTGAAAGTGTTCTCTGGCAATTTCGAAGGAAGGATTTGCAAGGCCTCTGCATGGGTTGACTTTGCAAAATTTGTTTTAGTCCTTTGAGTCCCACTTACTGACTCTAAGTACACCGTTGGAGGCAacccataaaaggaaaagaagcaaaacaaaacaaaacaaaacaaaacaggatctTACCTCCCATACCTCCCATACTCCATTTACagtattttctctctcaaagttcATTTGACTTAAGGAACTTTGATTTATATTGCAACGATATCTTGCTGCTTACCACCAAGAATCAGTCTGTTAAATGCCTCAGTCTACACTCTGGACTGACGGGGATGGTACACTGAAAGCAATATTCAGAGCAACAATAATCATTAtagttgctgatttttttttaatgtttatttatttttgagagacagcaagccagttggggaggggcagagacagagggcgacagaggatacaaagtggACTCTGCACgtacagcagagagcctgacgatgtggggcttgaactcacaaaccacagatcgtgacctaagcagaagtcaggtgctcaaccgactaagccatgcAGGCATCCTGATATAGttgctaatttgtttttaaattttttaaaatgtttattcatttttgagagacagagagagacagagcacgagtggggaaggggcagagagagggagacacagaatctgaaacaggctccaggctcagagctgtcagcacagagcccgtcgcagggctggaactcgtcaactgcgagatctggacctgagccgacgtcggacgctcaaccgactgagccacccaggtgcccctatagttgCTAATTTTTAAGTACAGCCTTAGCAGGAGGAACTGCATTGGGTGCTTTGCCCACATCATCTGTTTGATCCCCACGGTCATCTATGAAGTAGACACTCATACTATTCTCactccacagatgaggaaagtcaGGCAAAGCTCTGGCAAAGCATTGGGTGCCAGGCTGAGGCTTTACACCTTGAAGGTTTTATGCAAAAAAGTATCTGTATTTTGGAAAGCTAATCCAGGTGGCTTGAGTGAGTTGGGCTGAAGGTAAAAACACCAGATGGGTGAAAACTTGTTGGAAGACCATCGTTCATTCCCCATAGCCACCTCGGCTCTGCAGAATCATAGACTGCCCTCCGGTCGTGCTGAGGAGTTAATGGTCTTACgtctttctacttatttttcatCTCGTGGCAGTTCCATTCTTCCCTTTGCCTCCAGCAAATTCCTACTCCACCTCCAAGTGCTATGCGTGGACAGTCCCTCCAGAGAGACGTAGCTAAGAGGTCAATGGCCTGTGTGAATGGCAGCGTAGAGGGATTTGGGCGTCAGAAGCATCTGCTCAGCCTCTAACAAGCTGTGGCTTTGGGACATTTCTTACGTTTCCAAGACTTACCTCAATTCTGCAGTGGGAATAATAGTACATAACACGAGAAGGGGGTGCGGAAATTTGGATGACACTCTGAAACTTCGAAAGCCTCTATAAATAGAGTTTACTTAAGTAGTTTGTCATCTCAGAGGCCCTCCCCACACCCAAGGAGAATGAATTGTACCAGTCTCCTTTTTCTCTTAGCCGTCCAATCCTACCTCTGCATATTGTTGTATTAGGTTGAAATGACATTAAGTCACAAGCAAGGGTCTGTAGTTTTCTCCTGCCTCCACTAGATTCTACCTCCTTGCCCATGAATGGTTGGCTGAACAGCACTATTCTTTCCCAGAGATTTCCATGCCTTAATCCCTGGAATGTGTGaaaatgttaccttatatgggaaaaaaaaaaaaagagtttgcaGATGTGTTAAGGGTCTTGagaggagattatcctggactaTCCGaatgggcccaatgtaatcacaggtgttttgttttgttttgttttgtttagaggGACAAGCAGGGTATAAGAAGTGTCATAGAGGAAATGTGACAACAGAAACAGAGGTTGGAGGGATGTAGTTTGGAGATGAAGGAAGAGATCATCCAGCACAGCACtacaggtggcctctagaagctaaGAAAGGCAAAGGAACGGATTATGCCCTAGAGCCTGTAGAAGGAAAGCAGCTCTGAGGACACCCTGAGTTTAGCCtgtgagccccaaattgggcttcTGACTTCCAGGAccgtaagataataaatgtgtattgtttaagCCATTGTGTTCATGGTACTTTGGTACAGAAGCAATAGGTAACTAACACGCCTATCTGGAAgcaccctccttcctccccaagaTATAGTGGTGTCTTCCCAAAACATGAAACATGTACAATCTTGCACCTCTCAATTTTCCACAGCTGTTTAACATACATTCGTGGTTTCTCCAATGTCAAGGGATTCATGGAACAGTGGTAGGCTGCAAAGAAAGTTTTACCGAACATAAGAATACCAAGGAGAACATCTGTTCAAGACATTTGCAGGCTTACAGGAATATTCACAGCATATTAATGGGGTGTAGCAAAACCCAATTCTGTAAGTTTGACAAATGTGGGATTCACTAAAGGTAGTTGTGTGGGTATCAGAACTATTTTTAACATGTCGCCTTGGTGACATGTCCACATTATCAAAGCACCAATAAAGAGTGAAATAGTTTAATGTAATTCTCTggaaagtataaatatatttccaCTAAGTAGTAGAGAATCCTAgtttcatttgtattattttttctaatacttaAGTTGAATATaaatctttacaatttttttttagtgtgcatttatttctgagacagagagagacagagcatgagagggggaagggcagagagagagggagacacagaatcggaaacaggctccaggctctgagctgtcagcacagagcctgatgtggagctcaaactcacaaaccgtttgattatgacctgagccgaagtcagtcgctcaaccaactgagccacccaggcaccccggttgaGTATAAATTTTAAGGGCATAAAagagccttatttatttatttatttatttatttcttatttatttatttaaaaaagcctGTGACGTTTCAGTGTGATTAATATTTACTGGCAAAGCTAATTATAacattaatatgtaaataaagtaaTGCAATCAcgtaaatatgcaaatatatatcaGTGAACGTGTCACACTAAATGAACCAGTCCTTATTAAACCCAACTTcccttcaaatatatatttttgcttaaaattctggagattttcttttaaatgaaattgagTCAACACTATTTCTTTGCTCTATTAAGAAATACACCACACGtcgatttattttatttatttagaacttggagggcaataaaaaaaaaaatcgggagATTTTTCCACCATTagcttgaaaatgaataaaagagaaaacatgctGCATTGCAACTGTACAGAGTGAGGCAGCTGGCAGCTAGCTCTCCAAAAGCTTCCGGAGTATTTTCTTATACAGGGGGGCGTTCGGGTCTAGGCATATTTTCCTACCATTCTTCAGAGAAGCTCTGCCAGAGAAAAGATTTGAACGTGGGGTTAGACGCGTAGTGAAGCGGGGTGTGGAGGAACACAGGCTAAGGCAAAGGAGGCAGAGGGTAGGGCCCCGAAGCCAGTGCATGGGACTCACATCATCTGGGGAACGGGGCAGTGGACTGTCGCACCCATCACCTCCAGGCTGCGGATATGCTTGGGACGGACTTCGGAGGTGGTCTTCACGCACACGCAGCGCAGGTGCTCATCTCCTTCTGGGTCCCCTGagggttcggggggggggggcggtggaggacAGAGCGGTGAGTGAGTGAACCTTCGAACTTACCTTAGGGATCTTTTTTCATTGCGTCTGGCTTTCATTTCCTCACCCATAAATCATACCTCCCTCAGAGAGAAGTGTTACTGACAAGATGGTAAATAGTGCACCGGGCAGCTCATGGCACAGCGTCCGCACACCTAGGCAGAGCTCAGAAGATTATAAAAATtccaccccagccctgggggTTCCCCGACTGCCTGTCGTCCGCCCCCGTCCCCTCCATGCCTTACTTTAGCTCTTACCTCTGGGGAGGGCGACCACGGCTGGCAAGAGCAGCAGTCCCAGGAGCAGGAGCCCCGAGATGGGCAGGGGCCGGGGGGCGCGGGCACCCACTCGAAGCCTCATGTCCAGCAGGTGCCAGCAGGAGCCGAGAGTGCAAGGGCAGTTGGGGCCGAGGCTTTGCAGGCCAGTGGCTCCTAAGACTCTCCAGGCCGGTTTTATCCCCACTGTCAGTCCTGTCCTGTCCGGAAAACTGGGGCGGATGGTGGGGGAAGTGGAGACACTTCTGGGAAGGGTTAGGCCAGATCTGGCCAGCCAagattaggaggaaaaaaaagaagaagaagaagaagaatactGGGgtcagctgggagctgggagcaggAGCAACACCCTCAATCTAAATTCATGTACGTGCACATGGGTGCAGTTAGAGCCAGTATTTGAACCTGTCTGTTGCCTTTGTTATGTGTTATTGTAGAGTTCTCTGTGATCACTATGTTGCCATTTATACAGGTGGTGCCTTCAGACTCTAgacagtttctgtttctttcccaacTGGCAACAAACTGCCTTTTCAAGAACTGCTTATTTCTGCCAGCGTGGCCTGATTACCACGGAGTTGAGCTTTGTGGCTGTGTGTGTTAAAGGTGTGTCTTCCTAATTGTTTTCTTGCTCGTAAAAAGTTGAATTGGTCTTTGGGATGACTCAGCTCTGAATCTCACCCGAATGTGAAGTTTCCTCGGTCTCTTGAACAGGATCTACCCTGCCCTACCAGCCACCCTCTAGGAAGCAAAGTCTGTTACCCTGGTCTATCCTCTTACCCtgagaaaaattatgaaagtaatatTGGAATGCATTCATTCTGTAAAAACTTGGTGCCCACATGTTACTGGGCTTGGCCCAGAAATGAGGTCAAGCAGGAGAGTTTCCAGGCCACATTTCCCAGAGCCTGCTGTGACCTGGACAAGTGCCAGTTTAAGTCAGGCTGCACTGTGGCTGGATCAGTGATGTTCTAAGGAGGGCACAGAGCTTCTGGGAGTGGAGTGTAGAAAGATGTGGAAGAGGGGTGGAGGGTAGGTAACAAAATCCACAAAGTAAAGGTCAAGAGATCGATACGGACTATCTTCCCTTCCCTGAAAAAAGGATGActtaggctctttttttttttttttttttagttgttttaagtttatttttcttgagagagagagagaagagaaagagagcaggggagggacacagagagagagagagggaatcccaggcaggctctgtgctgtcagcgcagagcctgctttagggctcaaactcatgaactgtgagatcatgacctgaatcgaaatcaagagtcaggtgcttaaccgactgagccatccaggtgcctttACTTGGGCTCTTAAATAGGGCAAAGTATGTCCTCATCTCAAAGCCAGAGGTTTTCTGTCGCACTAACAGTGAAGGGCATCAGTGGCCCACGGCAGGAAACTAGCTGACTTCTGAATGCTCTGGAGGACCAGGCTTCTGCAGGGCTATGCAATGTCCCTCCTCCACCTACAATGTTCTTTCTCTTAGTATCCCACCACTTGCCTTTCGGCTAAGTCCCATTCGAATTTCTGGTGTCTACCTAACATCACTTCCTCAGCGAGGCCTTTCCTGACAGCTACAGCTAATTGTGTCCCCTGTTGTGTCTTGTAGCTTCCCTGCATTTGCGATCTCTCACTGATACAGATATTATACATGCAGATACATatgcatgtgcgcgcgcgcgcgcgtgtgtgtgtgtgtgtgtgtgtgtgtttgaaagtgtttaaaatgttttctggggtgcctgggtggctcagtcggttaagtgtccaacttcagctcaggtcatgatctcatggtttgtgggttcaagccccaagtcgggcgctgtgtctcagattctgtgtctccttccctctctgtccctcccccgctcgcactctgtctctctctctctctctctcaaaaataaacattaaaaaaatttttttaatgttttatctccCCACATGCAAAGCTGTATGAGGTGAGCGGTCATAATGTATATCACTGTTCTAGAACATGGGTAAGGACTCAATATAAAGTACTATATTCATGAAGATAATGTTGAAAATGATGATGCTGAGGCTTTGACTTGCTCCTCTGTTGGTTTCTTCACACAGTTAGAGCAGACCTCTGTATCTGCAGGTGTCCCATCAGGTTGTGATTATTTGTCAACCTGTCAGCCCCTCCGACCAGACAGTGATCTCTTCAAGGACAATTCTCTGGGACTTACATATGTTGAACATCCAGCATCCAATGCAAATGGATGATCCAGAAGGTGCTGTAACTTACACAAGTGTATTGCACTAAAACTTGAGATCCCAAATAGGGTTAGTGGCAGAGGGGATGGATAGAAGAGATGGTTTGGGATATGAATGGGTGGCATAACGGATTTTACAACCTCATCCCCAGATGTCAATGTTTACAGGAAGTAGTAAGTGTCATTAAGTGATTCTTTCTCTGCATTACATGAAATAGTTTAATGCACCCAAAAACGAAAGACATGTGCATCTTAGGAGGTATCGCATAGTGGAAAAAACCTGTCATGTTTCAGCAGCTGACCCTGTTGGTAGCAGGAGGAAACCActagagaaatgaatgaaatgtctGAGCTCTTGTGAATTATTGgagaaaaactaatgaaaacGATTGCAATCCCCACTTACTgctttattatatgtttatatatatgtgtatatatattaactaCCATTTAATAAGTGCATTTATTTTGTAGACGAAACATTTTAAGGCACTGAGCCTATACTGATGAGGAGATAATAAAAGTAGATGTTAGTATACAAAATTTGTGAACTAAGTGCTTAATACGTGAGTGTTCCCCCAAAGTCCATTTACAGATTGGGGTTGGTGAACTTGCTTCTCCTTCAACCATCAAAGTATGCTGCTTGCGATCAGGTCCTATTTTTGTGTGCCAATAACATCGCGATATAGGATATAATCTCTTCATTAGAGAAAGAAGAATCGGGGAACGTGGTGTGGTGGTGAAGAACAGAGCTTCAATTACTCACTCTGTCACCTACTTATTTATCTGATCTTGCGGCAAATTTCCTAATCTCTTTGAATTTCAGTATTCTTCT includes:
- the LOC122468249 gene encoding platelet factor 4-like; protein product: MRLRVGARAPRPLPISGLLLLGLLLLPAVVALPRGDPEGDEHLRCVCVKTTSEVRPKHIRSLEVMGATVHCPVPQMIASLKNGRKICLDPNAPLYKKILRKLLES